The Aspergillus nidulans FGSC A4 chromosome VIII genome contains the following window.
CACAACAAACTGGTTCTCACGAGCTAGAAAGCCGAACATTTTGACGAGTGTATAGAAGAAGAGTGCACCGAAGACAGCTGAAATCCCCAAGGCCGTGGGGGAAGCGTCGTAAATGATAGAGGGTAAGGATGGATGcatggagggaggagaagaaagaagggaagagaaagggaaaTGATAAAAGGACGAAGGCCCTGTTGCGTGCTGTATCAGTCGTAGCTTCCGTTCTTTAATCTTTccgcagaggatgaagaaggagcgCACTCCGCGGAGACTTTGACAAACTTACCAAATCGCAGTGCGACGATCTTGAATCTTGTATTTATGGTTACAGAACGTATTGTACCAAAACATGTGCTTCTCCCCTCTTCGAGACTAGAGCCTCGAGGGCGGTGAAGGTCTCACCCAAAAATTTATCGCGGAGATTATCGATTTTTTGGAttgaagaagccgaagcccgAACAGAATTATCACAACTTCCCAAATCAGTCATGGgtaagaaaagaaaggccGGCGGTCGTCCAGCGGCCAAAAATACCGACAAAGAAGAGCCCTATAGATTCGACATTGAGGAGAGATTTGATGATTCTGAGGATGAATTCCAGGCTGGTCGAGACCAGATTTTGCTGGACGAAGCGCCAGAAGCAAAGAGACGACGCAAGGTCGCAGAGGATGGTATGCGGTAGTGCCCGATTCTTCATCCTATGTTGAGTGCTGTTACTAACTCAGCTGCTGTTCAGAGGAAGCGCTCCAATTATCAGACGAGGAGGTCCTGGGCTACGAGTCcgtcgacgaggacgaagatctggaggatgaggacgaagaagatgaggtcgattatgacgacgatgatttAGAGCAATTCTCATCAAAATCCAAGAAGAAACGGAGTGGAAGCCTGGGatccgaggaggaggaagaggctctTGCCGCTTGGGGCTCATCCAAGAAAGATTTCTACCACGCTGATCAAATCGAAACGGAAGCCGATGCtcttgaggaggaagaggaagcgaAAAGACTACAGCAGAAGCATCTACGGGAAATCAACGAAGAGGACTTTGGTTTTGACGAGACCGAATGGATCGAGTCCGGCAAAGATGACGCTAAGGATGACACTGGAGCCATGACCGAAGTCCTGCCGCAGCTGGAAATCACAGACGATATGGGCACAGAGGAAAAGCTAAAAATACTGAAGTCAAGATACCCCGAGTTTGAACCTTTGTCAAAGGACTTTCTCGACCTTCAACCCACATATCATTCTCTCACAAATGCCGCTAAAGCTTCTACCGTGACCGAAGATGCGGATCATGCCCCCGTTGCCATTATCAAGCATCGCGCTTTGTCAGCCTATCTAGGTGCAATCAGCATGTACTTTATGCTTCTAACCTCCGCCAATGAGACTTCCGACAACCTCACTGCATTATCTCCAGCTCAATTACGCTCGCATCCGGTCATGAACTGCCTCGTAAAGTTCCGGAAGCTTTGGGAAACCGTCAAGGACCTCGCTGAGGTTGAGAGCAAATCTcaggaagagattgaggaagacatTGAGAGCGATATAGACGTTGATGTTCCCGATGTCGACGACGACGCAACAATGGACAAGGAACTCAAGTCGCCCAAGGaaaagaataagaagaagctctccaaggcccAACGCATTGCCGAAGCAGTAAGGGCGGAAGCGGAAGCCCAGAGAGCCAGGAAACTCgaagagacagaagcaaACCTCGCAGGCTTATCGAAACTTGTTACA
Protein-coding sequences here:
- a CDS encoding rRNA-processing protein SAS10 (transcript_id=CADANIAT00001462), producing MGKKRKAGGRPAAKNTDKEEPYRFDIEERFDDSEDEFQAGRDQILLDEAPEAKRRRKVAEDEEALQLSDEEVLGYESVDEDEDLEDEDEEDEVDYDDDDLEQFSSKSKKKRSGSLGSEEEEEALAAWGSSKKDFYHADQIETEADALEEEEEAKRLQQKHLREINEEDFGFDETEWIESGKDDAKDDTGAMTEVLPQLEITDDMGTEEKLKILKSRYPEFEPLSKDFLDLQPTYHSLTNAAKASTVTEDADHAPVAIIKHRALSAYLGAISMYFMLLTSANETSDNLTALSPAQLRSHPVMNCLVKFRKLWETVKDLAEVESKSQEEIEEDIESDIDVDVPDVDDDATMDKELKSPKEKNKKKLSKAQRIAEAVRAEAEAQRARKLEETEANLAGLSKLVTEQIRKRASQRTNAPTKDADDSDFGDEDALTAKEAEEKAKEKRSLRFYTSQIAQKSNKRTAAGRDAGGDADIPYRERLRDRQARLNAEAEKRGRSKAEGAEELGGDSDDEDHRVAQELRKGGDGESDDDYYDMVAARTNKRKADKKAFAEAQAQAAREGGHVEIQEEIGPDGKRAITYQIEKNKGLAPKRNKLNRNPRVKKRMRFEDKKKKLRSVRQVYKGGEGRGGYAGELTGIKKNLVKSVKL